Genomic window ([Limnothrix rosea] IAM M-220):
ATCGCCGACTTTTTTGGACTAAATCGAGAATTTAATCCGTTTATTTATTCACCCTTACGCAGGTCTAAGTAAACGGATTATTTTTTTGTGCTAATTTACTAAAGCCTTTCAGAGCAATACATTTAGCAGTGTTCAAAAATTTGAATACACAAGGATATCGACTAACCATGCTTAGGAAAAACAGAGCTAAACAACCGATACTTGCCCAGACTCCACACAACCTCAAAGTCCATCTGGTGATTTAGCTTATATTTTTTCTGTAATTTGTCTATTTTAAAAAGGTTTTATACACTTTTGAGTGGTAGCGATCAGGCGATCGCCAAACGCCAGATTTTAACAATAAAAATAAAATTGACAAATAAAACAAGAAAACATTTTGACCTACAGCAACCAAACAAAATTTAACTCAAAAAGATAAAATACTATTTTTGAATATATGTTTTGATTTTTTTAATTTACAACAAAAAAGTTTTATTTAGAGTTGAAAAAAAAATTATCTTTAAACTCAACAAAAAACGAAAATAAATGTAAAACAAACATATTCTCAGCTAAATAACGGCATAAATCACTGCCCTAAAGCCACTTGAAACGTAGCTTATGAAGGGATTTTTCTTTTGTCTTGACTCCAAATATCTATATCTAAAAACTTCAGAAAATTAGCACAAAAAACTAAAACCAAATCAATCATAGAAGAATTTAGCAAATATATACTAGATAGATTTAAGGAAATAAACTTTTGATTTTTAGTTGTCCTCTAAGCCTTTTTTAAAGTAGATCAGAAAACACATCCTGTATAGAAGGATGAACAATCTCTTTTTTGTCTATATTTAAACCGTGAAATAGAGCCTTGTTTTTGGCGATCGCCCCCCGTCCCTCATTAGCAAGCTGAAGCACATAGGGCAAAGTACTATTGTTGAGCGCTTGAGTGGCAGTCCACGGCACAGCACCCGGCATATTAGGAATTCCGACATGGACAACACCCTCATCAACATAGGAAGGTTGACTATGGGAAGTCGGGTGGAGCGTTTCGATACAGCCCCCTTGATCTACCGCCACATCAACAATTACAGAACCCCTTTGCATCGTTTTGACCAAATCTCGCGACACAAGAATGGGTGCGCGTCTCCCCGGAATAAGGACTGCACCAATCACCAAATTAGCTTCTTCAATATATTTCTGGATATTGGCCGGAGTACTGTAGAGTAGCGAGACCCGGGAACCAAATAACGTTCCGAGATCACCAAGGCGATCAACATTAATATCAAGAATCTGCACTTCCGCACCCAGACCGATCGCCATCTTTGCCGCTTCAGTGCCGACATTCCCCCCACCAAGAATCATCACTCGACCTGCCGCCACACCCGGCACACCACCCAGCAAAACCCCCTTGCCACCTTGCTGTTTCTCTAGATATCGCGCCCCAAGCTGCACTGCCAACCTGCCCGCGATCATGCTCATCGGCGCTAATAGTGGCAAGCGACCCTGTTCATCCATCACCGTTTCATAGGCGATCGCCGTCACCCCAGATTCAATTAAACGCTCAGTAAGTTGTCGTTGCGCAGCGAGATGGAGATAGGTAAAAAGCAACTGTCCATCATAGAGAAACTCGTACTCACAGGGTAAAGGCTCCTTCACCTTAATAACTAATTCCTGTTCCCAAGCCGAAGCCGCATCAAAAACCAGTTTTGCACCAACATTTTGATAATCTTCATCCGTAAAGCCAGACCCAAAACCCGCATTATTTTCGACAAAGACTTCATGCCCAGCTTGCACTAAAACCTGCACACTACTGGGACTTAAGCCGACCCGAAATTCCTGATCTTTGATTTCTTTTGGTACACCAATTCTCATCTGATCACCTTTAAATACCTTGATTCCAGTGTAATCAGAGAAAAAACGAAATTACTGACATCCTTTACTCAGAAACAATACGGGGATACAAATATTTCTGAAAACGATGACATCGAAAATCCATGCCACTAATCGAAAAAGATATCGACTCACAGGCAGAACGATCCGCCGGAAGAGCACCATAGTGGATAGATTTTAGATAAATATTTACGTTTTATTTCGTTAACTTTAGAGATAATCAAACATTTTTGGATTCAAAACTATAACCATAAATAAACTTATGAAAAAATACCGTTACTTTCTGTAGTCAAATGCTAGCATTCAGGCAGATCGTTCCATTTACTAAGTATCTCCGACTGCCGTTTATAGAAGAAATCTAAATATTGTGGTTGTCAGCATTTATACTCGAAAATCGTTTTCTTTTCAGAGAGTTCATCGGTTAGAAACAGATGCCCATTGGGTAGTGGGGAAGGGCGATCGCCCTCCTTTAGGTTCTTATTCTCTCTGGTGGCGAAATACCCCTAGTCTCAACAATCAAAAAGTGGGTTATTTAGGTGATTTTTCCGTTGACAGTCAAACAAAATTTAGTGCTTTACTAAAGCATGGTTGTCTTGAACTAAAAAAACATGGCTGTGCATTGGCGATCGCCCCGATAGATGGTAATACTTGGCAGCGATATCGAGTCGTGACAGAGACTGATAATAGTCCTGCATTTTTTCTGGAGTCTCCGTATCAAAATTTCAATCCCCAAATCTTTACTGAAGCAGGGTTTGATGTGGTTGCAAGCTACCATTCTCGGCGGGTTAGTGATCTAAAAACGACGGATCGGCGATCGCCAAAAATTGCCGCTAGATTATCCAGACTCGGTGTGACCATTCGACCTTTAGATATAGCTAATCTCAAACAAGAATTAGAACGTCTTTATCCCGTCGTTCACCAGAGTTTTCAGTGCCATTTTCTCTATAGTCAAATTTCAAAAAAAGAGTTTGTCAAGCAGTATCTACAGTTAGAAAAATATATCATTCCTGAACTAATTCTCATTGCAGAGCATCAAAATAAGATTGTTGGGTTCATGTTGGCAATACCAGATATTTTGCATTTTAAGGGTAAAAA
Coding sequences:
- the ald gene encoding alanine dehydrogenase is translated as MRIGVPKEIKDQEFRVGLSPSSVQVLVQAGHEVFVENNAGFGSGFTDEDYQNVGAKLVFDAASAWEQELVIKVKEPLPCEYEFLYDGQLLFTYLHLAAQRQLTERLIESGVTAIAYETVMDEQGRLPLLAPMSMIAGRLAVQLGARYLEKQQGGKGVLLGGVPGVAAGRVMILGGGNVGTEAAKMAIGLGAEVQILDINVDRLGDLGTLFGSRVSLLYSTPANIQKYIEEANLVIGAVLIPGRRAPILVSRDLVKTMQRGSVIVDVAVDQGGCIETLHPTSHSQPSYVDEGVVHVGIPNMPGAVPWTATQALNNSTLPYVLQLANEGRGAIAKNKALFHGLNIDKKEIVHPSIQDVFSDLL
- a CDS encoding GNAT family N-acetyltransferase, whose product is MVVSIYTRKSFSFQRVHRLETDAHWVVGKGDRPPLGSYSLWWRNTPSLNNQKVGYLGDFSVDSQTKFSALLKHGCLELKKHGCALAIAPIDGNTWQRYRVVTETDNSPAFFLESPYQNFNPQIFTEAGFDVVASYHSRRVSDLKTTDRRSPKIAARLSRLGVTIRPLDIANLKQELERLYPVVHQSFQCHFLYSQISKKEFVKQYLQLEKYIIPELILIAEHQNKIVGFMLAIPDILHFKGKKNKTIIFKTLGISPERKYSGLGILLLDTIRQKSLKMGFQAAIYALIQSGSLCDNMTRHHGEIFRRYALFGKML